DNA from Electrophorus electricus isolate fEleEle1 chromosome 5, fEleEle1.pri, whole genome shotgun sequence:
aaacagcagacacacactggatgTTCTGGCAAACATTGAGTAGGAGTAAGCTTGTGCCTAAATGTGGGGTATATGAGAAGTTTTAGTTCTTTGCCAACTCCTGATTATGCATAAAAGATCACATTCCATGGTATGCTatgatattatttttttatttctgcgTATAATAGAGAGTATACAAACTAGTAAGAATGACTGAGCTAAATGCAAATTTTCTTACTTTATTAACTGAatactattttatatatgaaatatgtgaacGTTTACAACATATAGAATACATTTATGATGTGATACAACAGttgataaaaaaacaataagaatatAAAATCCCAGAAAtctattttcctttcttttttcacacGTATGAAGTCATAAGCTTATCCACATGGCCCGTTATGACCAATACAAGCACCATTCTGAACAGGCTTAGAgtaattttgattttcacaCAATGCAATTTTTACAGAAGACAATGCCTTGAAAAAATGTCCAGTTCAAATGGTTTATACAGACTGGTTCTCAGcactaaaaatgtacagtacatcatTCATTACTTTCACTTTAAAccaatatatttcatttctggTTGGATTTTCTCTCATAAGGATTAATACCAATCAATTAAGACAGGTTTGCAATTAAAGACAAAGGTATAGTTGCCAGTAATAACTGGAACTTTAGAAGGGATCTAGGTCATTTGTatcactgtaaaatatttaacacaaagatTTAGGACAGCTGGTGGTGTGCATCTAATTGTTAACATATACACTAGTACATCCACTAAAGCCTACCATAATGATATCAACACCAAATGCAACAAAGTCATTTTGTTTccaatgctgaaaatgttaaatgagaGTAAAACCAACAGAAAAATAGTTTTTGGCCTAGGCCAAACAAACGAGACATTACAATGGGCATGCCCCCCTTTAAAAGATTCAcagtagaaatgtaaatatatgtataatttattaatgtaacataaaacagcaataagaaaaatgcaaaaatactatGGTGAAGGACATTGTGACAAAACCCCATGTGAATGCTTATATTACAATCCTGTTTGGACAAGTTTGATCCTCAGTCTCTACCAGTGGTTAATTGTATCttcttacaaaaaaaaggaacctTATGGTCTGTAATGGatagtcattatatatataaaacaattacaatgctgcaaaaaaaacaaattgtcaGCAATATCAATGGCtaatttaaatgacaataagGTAGAAactgaattataagaagaaagcCATATATTCATCTGTTTTGAAAGAATTCAAATAGTTAATATCACTGTGGCTAGTTGTACTGTGCACTAAGATATAGTTAGCTTCAGCTTGTGAATTGTATTTACAACTTGGATATGGATGTGAACTTTAATTTCCAGCATgtaacacaattttaaaattttacccAGCATAAAGGTGTTTCCCTTCTGATCAGTTCACCTAAAATGAACAGAATCCAAATGTGCTAAAATGTGCTACCTAACCAACTATTGTGCTTTTCTAGATTCTCCATTTACTATCTGGATCACACCACACCTCATTTCAACATCTCTTCACCAGACTTACACACAGAGGTATTCTGCAGATGTCAGTGAAAGGAACTGGGTTTTGGATTTCTCTGGCCATAACTgacaccaaaacaaaattaaatactgaTTATGGACAACATACATAAAATGACACAGTACAAAGTCTGATTTTGGTCCCACAGTAAATGTCATTGGTCACTGATGTTCAAAATATCAGTGAAAATCAAAGCAGTGTATATTTGGCAACACTGTAAAGCATTTGAGTAGGACTTTGTGTAGACAGCTTCGAATTCTTGAGATGTAGTTCTGACGTAGTTGCTCtctacattatttttttttctttcactgaaacatgtctttaactgaaacatgtaaaaaaataataataataaaaaaaactaaaagtatTGAAGAATCAGGGCACTTAGTGTTGAATTTGCTGTGTCCAAATATGTTAGTTTGGCTACAAGGGACTTCACATGAGATTCAATTAGATGATACCACACACTTCAGGATATAGAAATTactatattttgtaatatattaattatatttcctGATATTTTCCCAAATTAATCATTGTCATTTCTCTGTGTAACATGTCAAAGGCCTGCGCAGACTTTCCATTACATGTTTGaagctaaaacatttttaaattacttaacTACCACACCAATAAGTTACTTGGCATGCTCAGAAGAGAATAGCATGTCCTCAGTTACCAAGCATCTTAAGCAAACAGTATACAAGATTTCTGGTGCTATTACATACTGACAGTATGTGACAGCAGGTAAGAGGCACATTTTGGCACTTCAGATttggcattttaatttttttgcttgtcCACTGGATTTTTAAGTAATGAATATGTGAGGCACTTGTTGGGTCTGGACAGAACtgagcatttttcttttatatttgatgtttttcatgAAGAGTGGTTCAAGTGATttgacataatgctaattcaagatatctctaaatacagtttgagtagacataatgctaattcaagacaTCTCTAATTACAGTttgagtagacataatgctaattcaagacaTCTCTAATTATATTTTGACTAGTTATATTTTGActaattatattttgatataaaaaatattaaatggagGAATTTAATAGTACATACTtatgtgaaaataatttgtatacatatttttaatatgagtGCCAAGAAAGGGCTACTTTGatcagtcatttttatgtgtttcattGTTCTAGCTCAAGTTTAGCACACTGTCCTTGACCATGCCCCTCTGTCcacagggtggtggtgttggaatgtgttacagacacactgctgtttttcagcatggTGCTGGTGGTCGGATTAGTGGGTGAGAAATACAGTGTGAAGTCATGTGTATGTTACCCATACTACACTTCATCACATTTAAAAGGTACAACACACTTTGAAAGGTGACTCTGGGGGTTTTCTACATTCCCTGTAAGGTCTGCtggctttcttcttcttctctgggAGAATCAGGCTGCCAGATGACAATTTCCAGATTCAGCTGCTGCATTACTACTGGTTGCCCGTTATCGTATGTATTGCCTCCACTGTCGGATAACCTCAGAACAAACTCAAGTGCTGACACTTGCTTCTGTGTGAGATCAAAACATCAGCATATTCAGTACACTGTATAAATGGGTTTAATGACAGCAACTGTAAAGTCACTTTATAAATAACCaggatttacacatttattctgTAGAGCAGTGCCTGTTATAGTACTGACGGCCCAGCGTATATATctactactgctgtttttttagaCGGTGATGGCAGGAGCTTACTTGATCGCTCAGGGCTTCTTCAGTgtgtacagcatgtgtgtggacaccctttttctctgcttctgtaagccacacacacactcacacacacacacacacacacacacacacacacacacacacacacacacacacacatacactcattccACCAGTTCATGACACTGGGCACACACAGTTGAAAGCTTGCATGGTCCAGTCCCTTTACTTCAGAGAGagtagaattaaaaaaaacattattagctCACACTTCAGTCTTAAGCTACTATATATTCCAATCAACAGGACTACATTGTTTTCACTTCCCtctgtaatgtttttgtctccTCTAGTGGAGGATCTGGAGCGTAATGAGGGCACCATGCTGAGACCATACTACATGTCCGGGTCTCTGTGGCGAATCCTCAATAAGTCCTAAAGAGCCTTAAAAAAAGACAGCTTTCGACCACATCCTTTTCCAcacttttcataaataaaccaaacaagcatttatgttagtctttttttctttgttactgtAAAACTGCTCAGCATTCTGATCGCTACTGTAATGTTCAGAAGACAGCTGACGGGGCCTCTTTCAGGACTGATTTGGTTTTGAccaaacagcagacacacactggatgTTCTGGCAAACATTGAGTAGGAGTAAGCTTGTGCCTAAATGTGGGGTATATGAGAAGTTTTAGTTCTTTGCCAACTCCTGATTATGCATAAAAGATCACATTCCATGGTATGCTAcgatattatttttttatttctgagtaTAATAGAGAGTATACGAAACTAGTAAGAATGACTGagctaaatgcaaatgttcttaCTTTATTAACTGAatactattttatatatgaaatatgtgaacGTTTACAACATATAGAATACATTTATGATGTGATACAACAGttgataaaaaaacaataagaatatAAAATCCCAGAAATctattttccattcttttttcaCACGTATGAAGTCATAAGCTTATCCACATGGCCCGTTATGACCAATACATGCACCATTCTGAACAGGCTTAGAgtaattttgattttcacaCAATGCAATTTTTACAGAAGACAATGCCTTGAAAAAATGTCCAGTTCAAATGGTTTATACAGACTGGTTCTCAGcactaaaaatgtacagtacatcatTCATTACTTTCACTTTAAAccaatatatttcatttctggTTGGATTTTCTCTCATAAGGATTAATACCAATCAATTAAGACAGGTTTTCAATTAAAGACAAAGGTATAGTTGCCAGTAATAACTGGAACTTTAGAAGGGATCTAGCTCATTTGTAtcagtgtaaaatatttaacacaaatatttaGGACAGCTGGTGGTGTGCATCTATTTGTTAACATATACACTAGTACATCCACTAAAGCCTACCATAATGATATCAACACCAAATGCAACAGAGCCATTTTGTTTccaatgctgaaaatgttaaatgagaGTAAAACCAACAGAAAAATAGTTTTTGGCCTAGGCCAAACAAACGAGACATTACAATGGCCAGCCCCCCTTTAAAAGATTCAtagtagaaatgtaaatatatgtttaatttattaatgtaacataaaacagcaatgagaaaaatgcaaaaatactatGGTGAAGGACATTGTGACAAAACACCTTGTGAATGCTAATATTACAATCCTGTTTGGACAAGTTTGATCCTCAGTCTCTACCAGTGGTTAATTGTATCttcttataaaaaaaaaggaaccttGTGGTCTGTAATGGatagtcattatatatataaaacaattacaatgctgcaaaaaaaaaaaaaaagaaattgtcaGCAATATCAATGGCTATTTTATATGACAATAAGGTAGAAACTGAATTATAAGAACAAAGCCATATATTCATCTGTTTTGAAAGAATTAAAAATAGTTAATATCACTGTGGCTAGTTATACTGTGCACTAAGATATAGTTAGCTTCAGCTTGTGAATTGTATTTATAACTTGGATATGGATGTGAACTTTAATTTCCAGCATgtaacacaattttaaaattttacccAGCATAAAGGTGTTTCCCCACTGATCAGTTCACCTAAAATGAACAGAATCCAAAATAGAGAGCCACTTTTAAGAACCTTCATGTAAATTTCAGATGTAAACAAGGAGTAGCACTAAATAACAAGAGCCGCTTGGTTGTTCCCTTGAACCACTGAAACTGAATTGGGGAATGCTAGGGCTCTGTTCCAGTGTGAAGACCTTTCCAGTGATACTTCATCAATATTTACAAGaaaaaatgtactaaaatgTGCTACCTAACCAACTATTGTGCTTTTCTAGATTCTCAATTTACTATCTGGATAACACCAAACCTCATTTCAACATCTCTTCACCAGACTTACACACAGAGGTATTCTGCAGAGGTCAGTGAAAGGAACTGGGTTTTGGATTTCTCTGGCCATAACTgacaccaaaacaaaattaaatactgaTTATGGACAACATACATAAAatgccacagtacacagtatgaTTTTGGTCCCACAGTAACTGCCTTTGGTCACTGTTGTTCAAAATATCATTGAAAATCAAAGCAGTGTATATCTGGCAACACTGTAAAGCATTTGAGTAGGACTTTGTGTAGACAGCTTCGAAATCTTGAGATGTACTTCCGACGTAGTTGCTCtctacattatttttttttctttcactgaaaCATGTCTTTAACTGAAACgtcaaaaaaaatattaataataataaaaaaaactaaacgtATGAAAGAATCAGGGCAGTTAGTGTTGAATTTGCTGTGTCCAAATGTTAGTTTGGCTACAAGGGACTTCACATGAGATTCAATTAGATGATACCACACACTTCAGGATATAGAAATTactatattttgtaatatattaattatatttcctGATATTTTCCCAAATTAATCATTGTCATTTCTCTGTGTAACATGTCAAAGGCCTGCGCAGACTTTCCATTACATGTTTGaagctaaaacatttttaaattacttaacTACCACACCAATAAGTTACTTGGCATGCTCAGATAAGAATAGCATGTGCTCAGTTACCAAGCATCTTAAGCAAACAGTATACAAGATTTCTGGTGCTAATACATACTGACAGTATGTGACAGCAGGTAAGAGGCACATTTTGGCACTTCAGATTTGGCATTCTAATTTTTTTGCTTGTCCACTGGATTTTTAGATAATGAATATGTCAGGCACTTGTTGGGTCTGGACAGAACtgagcatttttcttttatatttgatgtttttcatgAAGAGTGGTTCAAGTGATttgacataatgctaattcaagatatctctaaatacagtttgagtagacataatgctaattcaagacaTCTCTAATTACAGTttgagtagacataatgctaattcaagatattgttaattacagtttgagtagacataatgctaattcaagacaTCTCTAATTAGTttgagtagacataatgctaattcaagacaTCTCTAATTATATTTTGACTAGTTATATTTTGACaattatattttgatttaaaaaatattaagtgGAGGAATTTAATAGTACATACTcatgtgaaaataatttgtatacatattttttaatatgaGTGCCAAGAAAGGGCTACTTTGatcagtcatttttatgtgtttcattGTTCTAGCTCAAGTTTAGCACGCTGTCTTTGACCATGCCCCTCTGTCcacagggtggtggtgttggaatgtgttacagacacactgctgtttttcagcatggTGCTGGTGGTCGGATTAGTGGGTGAGAAATACAGTGTGAAGTCATGTGTATGTTACCCATACTACACTTCATCACATTTAAAAGGTACAACACACTTTGAAAGGTAACTCTGGGGGTTTTCTACATTCCCTGTAAGGTCTGCtggctttcttcttcttctctgggAGAATCAGGCTGCCAGATGACAATTTCCAGATTCAGCTGCTGCATTACTACTGGTTGCCCGTTATCGTATGTATTGCCTCCACTGTCGGATAACCTCAGAACAAACTCAAGTGCTGACACTTGCTTCTGTGTGAGATCAAAACATCAGCATATTCAGTACACTGTATAAATGGTTCTTTCTTTAGATACCAAAGGGTTTAATGACAGCAATTGTAAAGTCACTTTGTAAATAACCaggatttacacatttattctgTAGAGCAGTGCCTGTTATAGTACTGACGGCCCAACGTGTATATctactactgctgtttttttagaCGGTTATGGCGGGAGCTTACTTGATCGCTCAGGGCTTCTTCAGTgtgtacagcatgtgtgtggacagcctttttctctgcttctgtaagctacacacacacacacacacacacacacacacacacacacacacacacacacatacacaaacacacacacacacacacacacaaacacactcattccACCAGTTCATGACACTGGGCACACACAGTTGAAAGCTTGCATGGTCCAGTCCC
Protein-coding regions in this window:
- the LOC118241485 gene encoding choline transporter-like protein 4, with amino-acid sequence MCLLAFFFFSGRIRLPDDNFQIQLLHYYWLPVITVMAGAYLIAQGFFSVYSMCVDTLFLCFLEDLERNEGTMLRPYYMSGSLWRILNKS
- the LOC118241484 gene encoding choline transporter-like protein 4, which translates into the protein MCLLAFFFFSGRIRLPDDNFQIQLLHYYWLPVITVMAGAYLIAQGFFSVYSMCVDSLFLCFLEDLERNEGTMLRPYYMSGSLWRILNKS